One stretch of Arachis hypogaea cultivar Tifrunner chromosome 20, arahy.Tifrunner.gnm2.J5K5, whole genome shotgun sequence DNA includes these proteins:
- the LOC112785695 gene encoding uncharacterized protein produces the protein MAETTRDEDRTEEYNRKGGRNVILLEEADISEGIKACSNSLFGRLFASKTFSVRTMENALKALWKNPEGFSVSDKGDNSFQFFFNKEVDVLRVKRSSPWLFKDYVLHVKRWKEDQNCDEENISNFPVWVQFCGLPELFKALRSWT, from the coding sequence ATGGCTGAGACAACGAGGGATGAAGATCGGACCGAGGAATACAACCGAAAAGGAGGTAGGAATGTGATTCTACTGGAAGAGGCAGACATATCAGAAGGTATTAAGGCTTGCTCCAATAGTCTCTTTGGCAGACTCTTTGCTTCCAAAACCTTCTCAGTTAGAACCATGGAGAATGCTTTAAAGGCTTTATGGAAAAATCCGGAAGGATTTAGCGTGAGTGACAAAGGGGATAattctttccaattcttttttaataaagaagtgGATGTCTTGCGTGTTAAACGTAGTTCTCCATGGCTATTTAAAGATTATGTGCTCCATGTCAAGAGATGGAAGGAAGATCAGAATTGTGATGAAGAGAATATTTCCAATTTTCCAGTTTGGGTTCAATTTTGTGGTTTGCCAGAATTATTTAAAGCCCTTCGAAGTTGGACGTAA